The DNA sequence CCATGACCTCCTGAAGCTTGGCCGTCTGCCTCCAATTGATTTTACGGGGATCATCTCCTGGCGCGTATGCCCGTATTTTTGAAAATTCCCCGGCTCCGCTCTGCTGCCTCCGGATTTTTTCTCCTTCATAAAGCAAATAGGACTGAGCATTCTCAAGATAGCGCCGGGTTTCGGTCAAATCAGGAATCACTTTGACCTGGCTTTCGGCTTCTTTCACCATCTGCTTTTCCCATAGGCCAAGGAAGCTGCTGCAGCGGATATAGATCCTGTTCAGCGTATAATGCCCCCTTATACTGGCTGCGGTTTCATATTGGACTGTCCCCCTCGTGTTTCCTGCGAGCTTTCTTTTAAGCGGAAATGGCCTGGCAAAGGAGTCGGAGAGATCATCAATGATCCGCAACGTTAAAGGCAGCTGGGAATGGTTTTCTATTTCAATGCCAACATCGGCAGGAAGCCCTCTTTCCATCTCTTCCGGGACTCTCCGTTTCAGCCTGATCTGAGAACTCTTAGGCAAAAAAGCCAGGTCGGCAAAGGAAAGCAGCAGAAAGCCGATATTGAGTCCTGCTGCCAGTTTCCACGGCACTCCCCAGATTGCTGCCGCAGCAGCCAGGGCCAGTGAAAGAATAAACATGCCGATGAGGAGCCGCTTTCCGGGAAGTATGCCTCTATCTCGGAACAGGAACCGATCCCACAAGCTCATCGATTGTCTGGTCAACAGTCCTTCCCTCCAATTCTGCATTTGGGGATAATTGGATCCTATGCCTTAAAGCAGGCTTGGAAACCATCTTGATGTCATCAGGGGTAACATAATCGCGGCCAGCAAGATAAGCCCATGCCCTACCTGCTTTTCCGATGGAAATGGCCGCCCTTGTACTGGCGCCGAACCGGATGGACTCTGCTTCCCTCGTCTTTCTGACAATCCTTATGACATAATCCAGAATATCCTGGCTTAAAGCCACCCTCTCGATATTTTTCCGTATGGACAGAAAGTCCTCGAGTGAAAGTGCCTGCATGATCGACCCGGCTTCCATCCGTCCTTCCAGCACAGACTGAAGCACAAGCTTTTCCTCATCAAATTCAGGAAAACCAATGATCAGTTTGAAAAGGAAGCGGTCCTGCTGGGCCTCAGGCAAAGGATACGTCCCTTCAAATTCTATCGGGTTCTGGGTTGCCGCAACAAAAAATGCTTCCGGGAGCTGATAAGTTTCCCCCTGAATCGTCACCTGCTTCTCTTCCATTGCTTCCAAAAGCGCAGCCTGTGTTTTCGCAGGTGTCCTGTTGATTTCATCAGCGAGCAGGACATTTGTAAAAACCGGCCCTTTCAGGGTTTGGAAGGAGCTTTCCTTCATGTTATAAATCATACTTCCGGTTATATCGCTCGGGAGGAGGTCGGGTGTGAACTGGATCCGGCTGAACTCACCGCCGAGAAGCCCGGCCAGTGTCTTGACCATCTGGGTCTTTCCGGTGCCAGGCACCCCTTCTATCAATACATGGCCCCCTGAGAGGATTGCGGCAAGCAGCAGCCTCAGGTTCAGCCCCTGTCCTTTTATTCGTTCTTCATACTGCTGGAGCAGTGAAGATGTATCTTGTTTCATCTGTTCTCCACCTCTTTCCTTAAATGATCCAGTTTTGCAGACCAGAGCAAATAATCTTTTTTATGCAAATTCTCTTCTTTCAATACAGAAGATATCCCCTTAGTGAGTGACTCTACCTCTTCTTGAGTCAAAGAAGATGCTTTTGCCAGGATGGAAACCCCGGCTTCTTCCCAGTCGCGGCTGAACGGGATGCCCCATTTTTCCTGGAGCAGCTCTTTTGTATATTCCGACTGGATTCTAAGCGAATCCTGGTAGCGCCTTCCCCTTAAATGCCATGCAGACAAGGCTGAAATCTTTTCATCTGTAAAACGGACCGTTTCCTCCCTCGGCCAGTCGACAGGGCCAAACCTTTTGCCTTTATAGAAGGCCCATAATATAGCAAGCAGGGCTCCCTGTACAAGAATCACGAGGAACCATTGCGGATAAGCCCCGGCCCCGGAAGAAGATTCCTGCCCATGCAAAAATTCATCTATGAATATATCCTGTGAGGCTGATTCGTCCAATAATGCCAGGATGAGCTCTAAATGGTTTTCATCCAGGACCATTCCATTAGTGAGCCAGGAAGGGGAATTGACGGCAATCAGGCTGCCTTTGCCGACGGGCCTTTTGACCGCTACCGCACCCAGTTCATCTGAAAGCAGAATTTCATCTCCACGTTCTTCTGTGATCCGGAATGCAGAGTGTATGGCTGCACTGTGCACCTTCCCGTCTTTATCAGCAACCTTCACGGCGTTATCCCCTTCAGCTGCCAATTGCTCTGTTTTTATCCCGAACATCGGTGCCGGATTTTCCTTGAATAGCAGAATTGTATGGCCATTCTCCAAAAATTCCGTATAAGCTGCCATCTCCTCCCGGTCAGGGACAAAGCTGGGCTCTGCCATGACCAGGAGGATGGGTTCTTCAGAGTTCGGGAGCAGACCGGGCTCCCTGCTCCATTTTCTGATGCTGGAGCGGTTTTGCTCCAAATATGTATACAGTCCCTTAATGCCTGTCGGCGAAGGGGATTTGGCAAGATAGGGAGGATAGCTGGCTGGGGCATCGCCGGCCAGGAAAAAGCTGGCCATAATAAACAGCAGCAGCGGAACTATCCAGTAAAAAGCCTTCTTAATCAGCTGATTCCGCAACTTCCGGATCCCTCCCTTCCTGCAGGTTTGCACTATTGTCCATAAGTCTCAATGCTTCTCTCTTGAATTGCTGAAACTCACTGGCTTTTATGCTTTGACCCCCATAGGCAGCCCTGTCGAAAAGTGCTGAAAGTGAGTAGAAAACCTCAGCCGTTTTAGTGTCGGTTCTTTTAAGCTCCTCATAATAATCCCAGTTCGTTTTCCATATTTTCGCATTCAGCCACCCGTATTCATTGAACCAGAGCAGAAGGGCCAGGAAAATATGGCGTGCTCCTTTTGTCAAGTCCCCGGATTCCTCATGCTTTCCGGCTTCTTCAAGATGCTTCTTATAGGACCAGCTGATTTCAGCGGCCCTGTCAAGAGGCTGTTGCTCCTGCAGGATCTTTTGCCTTTTGGCAGCCCTTGCTGCCGCAAACACGACTATTCCAATGAATAGGACTCCCGCCAGAATCATGATGAACGGAAAGGCGCCTGAAGAGCCGCTGGAAAACTCTATCTGCGGGAACAGCTCTTCAAGCCACGTGAAGAATTTTTCCCTCAGCTTCTCAAGAAAGCTCTCCCCTTGATTCTGATAGACAGTATATTCCCTGTCTTCCAATATCTCAGACAGTTCTTTTCTTGCTTGTTCAGCATCCTTCATTGTCTCCACCTCTTGCCGGTATTCTCAGCCTTCATCCTACTGCACCCTGCTGTAGTCCTCTATCATGCTGTTAAGATCATCGCCGCCCTGCCTTCCTTTCAGGTCGAAATACATCACAGAAAATCCGATATAATACAAACATGTTGTGACAAGGGTTGCCAGATTCAAGATGATATCAAACAGTACACTGCCTCCAAGGAGAAGGCCGGCCGTCATCTCGATCGCAAAAGATACGATTCCGATGATCAAAAACAGCAGGGCATAAATAAGGAGCATATGCCAGGAGCGCCCCTGGGTCAATGTCCAGCTTTCGGAGAAACCCGGTGCTTTTTTTTCCAGAACGGTATATCCAAAATAAAAGCTCCACCTTGTCAGAAGGTAGCCTACTCCAACGGCAAAAGCGAGTAAAAACAGCCCGGCAAAAATAATGCCTATCACAGGATGGACCATTGACCCGAATATACCCGTGATGGATATAAATACAATTGGCAGAATGATGATGGCGAATGTGATGATGCTAAAAAGGATGCTTGTTCCCAGAATCGGCCAAAACCGCCTGAAAGCCTTCTTGATCACCATTCCCGGGGTGAATTCCATTCCTTTTCTCACCTGATCTACCGCTATAAGGACCGCCGCCCCTGCCAAAGGGATCATCAAAGCTGACAGCAGGCCGGCAAAAACCAGGCCCAGATCGGCAAAAAGCGAACCCGGTGCGTAAATATCTGTACCTGCGGTATCAGTTTCAAAGCTTGCGGCAATCTGTTCAAACCAGCTTCCCCCGGCATTTATGTCCCTGAAAAAACTCTGTCCCGCTGCCAGGCTGAACAGTGCCTGGAGAAGATAGACCGGCCCTACCAGAATGAGAAAGATGGCTGTAAAGGAACCAAATTTATTCCTGGCCAGGCTGAAGGTAAGATCAAGGATCTGGCCGATGCCTTTTGGCTTGTTTAATTGTGAATTCATATTTCAGCCTCCTAAATGAATGGAGAGGACCCCAGATAAATATCCGGATTGCGGTGATGCCTCTCCTGGATGAAAAATTTGTCAATCTATTGGATATTCTAACATTTTTCTTCCAGCAGCGGGGAGTAAAACCGTAAAACCTGGCAGTTTCCCAATATAGCAGGATACTATGATAGAAGTTTGTAATAAAAGACGGTTGTATGGAGGCTGCCGTCTTCCGAGCGGGCATAGCAGGGAATCATGCCTGATTCTGTATAACCCAGGGAACGGTAAAGAAGGTTGGAAGGATCTCCTTCCCTCGTATCGAGTACAATCAGCGAAACTCCGTCATCCATTGCCCTTTTCTCTGCAGCTTCCATCAGCCTGCGGCCAATTCCTTTGCGGCGGAAGTTTGTATGGGTCATCAGCTTGCCTATTTCAGCACGGTGGGTGCCATTTTCCTTTGTGCAAAATTGTAGCTGGACAGACCCTGCTATCATTCCTTCTTCTTCTGCTATCAATAGGGCAGTCTCTTTCAGCTGGAGTTCCTTCCAGTAGGAAAGGGCGGCTGCTTCATCCATCGGAGGCAGAAATCCAATCGACGCTCCGCTGTTGACTGCATCAGCCAGCAGCACGGACAGCTGTTTCAGTTCTTTTTCACCCAAGCTCTTAAGCTCTCTGACTTTCATTTTTAAATCCTCCTTTATTTTCTTTTCCAGATTCATTTGATTGTTCAGCCATGGAAAAAGGGGCCCATACATGGCCCCTTTCCTTCGCCTTTTCCATTTTATTCGCTGTCCTCAGCTATTTTTCCTTTTTTCAGGTCATAATAGGCCTTCATGATGCCCTGGCCGATTTTTTTATTGATAGAGTTTTTATCAGAAGACACATAAGGCACAACGATCGAGAAAGCAACTTCCGGATCACGTGAAGGCGAATAGCCCGCCAGTGTGAGATTATAGGTTGGAGTATCTTTGTACAGCTTTTTCTCTTCCATACTATAATAAAATGATTGCGCTGTGCCGGTCTTTCCTGCCAGGTCATATTCCCGGTAAGGGCTTCCGCTAAAATAGCTTGCTGCAGTCCCGCCCTGTTCCTGGAAAACCTTCTTGAAGC is a window from the Bacillus infantis NRRL B-14911 genome containing:
- a CDS encoding AAA family ATPase; this translates as MKQDTSSLLQQYEERIKGQGLNLRLLLAAILSGGHVLIEGVPGTGKTQMVKTLAGLLGGEFSRIQFTPDLLPSDITGSMIYNMKESSFQTLKGPVFTNVLLADEINRTPAKTQAALLEAMEEKQVTIQGETYQLPEAFFVAATQNPIEFEGTYPLPEAQQDRFLFKLIIGFPEFDEEKLVLQSVLEGRMEAGSIMQALSLEDFLSIRKNIERVALSQDILDYVIRIVRKTREAESIRFGASTRAAISIGKAGRAWAYLAGRDYVTPDDIKMVSKPALRHRIQLSPNAELEGRTVDQTIDELVGSVPVPR
- a CDS encoding DUF4350 domain-containing protein, giving the protein MRNQLIKKAFYWIVPLLLFIMASFFLAGDAPASYPPYLAKSPSPTGIKGLYTYLEQNRSSIRKWSREPGLLPNSEEPILLVMAEPSFVPDREEMAAYTEFLENGHTILLFKENPAPMFGIKTEQLAAEGDNAVKVADKDGKVHSAAIHSAFRITEERGDEILLSDELGAVAVKRPVGKGSLIAVNSPSWLTNGMVLDENHLELILALLDESASQDIFIDEFLHGQESSSGAGAYPQWFLVILVQGALLAILWAFYKGKRFGPVDWPREETVRFTDEKISALSAWHLRGRRYQDSLRIQSEYTKELLQEKWGIPFSRDWEEAGVSILAKASSLTQEEVESLTKGISSVLKEENLHKKDYLLWSAKLDHLRKEVENR
- a CDS encoding GNAT family N-acetyltransferase, which encodes MKVRELKSLGEKELKQLSVLLADAVNSGASIGFLPPMDEAAALSYWKELQLKETALLIAEEEGMIAGSVQLQFCTKENGTHRAEIGKLMTHTNFRRKGIGRRLMEAAEKRAMDDGVSLIVLDTREGDPSNLLYRSLGYTESGMIPCYARSEDGSLHTTVFYYKLLS
- a CDS encoding DUF4129 domain-containing protein, producing the protein MKDAEQARKELSEILEDREYTVYQNQGESFLEKLREKFFTWLEELFPQIEFSSGSSGAFPFIMILAGVLFIGIVVFAAARAAKRQKILQEQQPLDRAAEISWSYKKHLEEAGKHEESGDLTKGARHIFLALLLWFNEYGWLNAKIWKTNWDYYEELKRTDTKTAEVFYSLSALFDRAAYGGQSIKASEFQQFKREALRLMDNSANLQEGRDPEVAESAD